In the genome of Coregonus clupeaformis isolate EN_2021a chromosome 11, ASM2061545v1, whole genome shotgun sequence, one region contains:
- the LOC123491958 gene encoding uncharacterized protein LOC123491958 has translation MSQPFSDLQVKETPATEEGKVTLTCSTTCTLTDNSNPSYIWYKNRQRLTNPNTQDNYLSLDQISSEDAGSYSCAVKGYENLRSPVTFVGEPKSLKNPIVGIIVVVLILIICLLGFMWLRRPPLSTSDTQDRRDTVENGQRDSNPVYDNVSGMPMAPTAAQRPITDEQDDVTYASIQHRNQEVPLYSTVPPPETGPGFPICYCEIQQPQCCSIDIGLDSIKSWKPTSVGEGERE, from the exons ATGTCACAG CCCTTTTCAGACTTGCAGGTGAAGGAGACTCCTGCCACAGAGGAAGGGAAGgtgacactgacctgtagcacCACCTGTACGCTAACTGACAACTCCAACCCCTCCTACATCTGGTACAAGAACAGACAACGTCTCACCAACCCAAACACCCAAGATAACTACCTCTCCCTAGACCAAATCAGCAGTGAGGATGCAGGCAGCTACTCGTGTGCTGTAAAAGGCTACGAGAATCTCCGTTCTCCTGTTACATTTGTTGGGGAACCAAAGTCTTTGAAGAATCCAATTGTAGGAATCATAGTTGTTGTTCTAATTCTCATAATCTGTCTCCTTGGGTTCATGTGGTTAAG AAGGCCTCCATTATCCACGTCTGACACACAAGAcaggagagacacagtagagaatgGACAG AGAGACTCTAATCCAGTGTATGACAACGTCTCAGGCATGCCCATGGCCCCTACTGCAGCACAGAGACCAATCACAGACGAGCAGGATGACGTTACCTACGCAAGCATCCAACACAGAAACCAGGAAGTGCCTCTGTACTCCACCGTCCCACCCCCAGAAACAGGACCAGGATTTCCAATATGCTACTGTGAAATTCAACAGCCCCAGTGCTGCTCAATAGACATTGGGTTGGATTCAATCAAATCATGG AAACCAACCAGCGtcggagagggggagcgggagtag